A region of the Gadus morhua chromosome 1, gadMor3.0, whole genome shotgun sequence genome:
CCGGTGGGTCCGATCAGCTGCATCAGCTGGTTGTGGCTCATGTTCCCCAGGAGGCTCTGCAGGCCGCCTTCCCCTTTGAATGGAAAGACGGCGCGTTGAAATACGACTCTTTCTTTACAACACTATAGAAGTGCTCAGCAGTCAGTcattgaagcccccccccccgtgtcttTACCTCCGAGGGCAGACAGGTCGTGTCCTCCGCTGCCGCCGCTGCCCAGGGCCCCGGGCATCGGGGGGTTGTTCAGGTACTCGTTCACCTTGCGACAGTGCTCCTCGTCTTTATCAGACTTGGGCTCCTGACGTGTGGAAGACGAGAGGAAACCTTGAGCCAGTTGGGACGATGTTGGTTGGACTAATCCGATATGGCGCCTCACTTATTAGTGAACGTCCTCATGGAagtctttttttaatatttgttttaaatttcTGGAATATGGTTTATTTCAAAAGGCatggatttgtgtttgttttttatttttattttattctggaCAAATGACagaattataaataaatattgttttCCTTCAAACCAGACACTGGGACTGCATTGTGTCTTTAAAGTTTTGACGATGAATTAATAAGCTCCCACACTTGTAAATGCATTTTAGATGGTTAATCAACTATGTAAAAGGATATCATGCACAAATTGCAATGATGCAACGGTCTCCTGTGTAAATGTACCAACCAGAGGTTGGTTTAGCAGACTGGGCCTTATTCACAGGTCTCTCCCTGGAGAGGCCCATGAAGCACAAAAGCAAACCAGGAGACGCTGAATATACCATCATAGCCACCTGATCattaaaacacattcaaactAAATCATGGCTGTAGCAAAAACACCATCAGAGCCACCATTGCATCacaacagatatacacacagacaaatatgtTTCAGTGTATCCTAAACCCTCGTCCTGTAGTACTGTAGTTTAATATATTACGTATTCTTACAGACTACGTTCATAGTTCACCTCATTATTCGTCAACATTTCTTAGTGGTTTAATGTTTGTAGGACTACTATGGGAGTCAGTAGTCCATGGAGCCACATACCTGAATCCAGAAGAACAGTCTCTTGGATCCAGCTTTGAACTTCAACACATACACCCTTCCTGTAGTGCACTGGCTCACCCGCTTGAACTCACAGTCATCAGGGAAGATGATGAGGTCCTACATATCAACACACAGGAGATGCTTTACAGTCTTTACTAACAGACAGGAACTGAGAGGATGGGACTGATTACATGAGACAGTACTTTTCCCACATACATCATCCACGTTCCCGGTGGTCCGGTCCTTCCAGCAGAAATGGATCAGGGAGTCATCAGTCTGCTGGATGTAGACCTGGCCCTTCCTCTTATCGGGGGTCACTGTGCTGCCCTTCATGGTCATTTTACCGGCCCGGAACTCGACCAGATACTTGCTGGAAGATCCACGGGAGCCGGACACCAGGCTGGGGAACAGGGCTCCGGAGGCCATGGCGATGACTGGGGTGACATGGGAGACAAACAGGGAGATGTCGGGCATTTCACAGGCATCAAGGCCAGTGGGGATGGGTTGTTGACATGCATATAGGGAAAGAGGATGTTATTTCCATATAAAGGCTATCTTCTTGACACAGGGGCCAGGGCTATGTATTTTCAATACACATTACAGTTACACGCTCATAAAAGCATCAATGATATGGGAAAAGGGTAGAAAATGGTATCATTCTTGATTGTCTATATTATTATACGTAACTGTAACACGTACAAATAGCAAGAGCTATTGGATGGGATGAGCAGCCGCACGTCGCCCTGATGACAGTGCATCATGTAGCATAGCTAACGTCTGAGGTTACGGTCATTCTAATTCTACATTTCTTTGGCGTCCGTATATGTAACAGATATGTAGCATTCAACTTATTTTATTCAGCATATAGGGTAACATTTATTTGAGAGCGTTGTACTTACATTTATTGCAGTAATATCAGCAGATGCGAAATGGTAAACCCAGACCACCACAGCAACTACAATTGGCTGACTGTTACTACTGCTTCATTGTGGTTGGTCGAGATTCACGTCACTTCGGGAATCCTGCGTGTTCGGTAGAGCGCTCAGACAACATATCTTGTATTCGTCAGAAAAATAGAACTTACTAGTAATGTTATATTGAATATTTATTATAGAAAAAACTATTTGTTATTGAATAAATTACAAATAACCTAAAAAAAGGTATTGTCAAAGAAAAGGATGAACATCACCGATCAATAAAAACTTCAATCATTCATAATAGTTGACGATTTATTACTAATGTTTGTGGTCGCATAATGACTACAACAGTAGTGGTAGGTAGACACTTAGTACTATGCTTGGTATTGTGTATTCATTGTGTCGTAAAAGCAAGATGTACATTGTAAACAGATCAAAATCAATGCCAGTTACAACCATAGGTCAAAACATACCAAGAGCATGGAAGCAAGGGACTTCCACCATTGAATTGTTACTGTCCATGTATTGGATCTGATGCCTGGGGGGAAGGGGTAGCGTTAGGGTCTCATGTGCAGTTCATTGCAGAATTAGAGTGCTTGGAACCCACCACTGACTACACATATGCAAGTATTACTTAGGTATCATGTCAACAATCCTTTCAACAGGTGCAttccttgtacacacacacatcagatatTACTAGTATATTAAAGAGGGGGGTGTTAGCTCATTTTCACATTTCAGAAGGTGAAACAGAATAAATTGCATCTTTGCATAGGTAGGTGGCATCTAATGGCCTTCTCTGCCACCTGACATTGTCAACAATGGCAAAGCTTATTGTATCGGTTGTTGGAAAACAGATCAATGATGCCAACGGAAATTCAGTAAAACTGAGGTCATTTAGAGGCTGATGACTGAAAGATTGATTGTGCCTTTGAAAAACATGAACAGAAACCTGCCCTAAAAATGTTACAGTGTTGCACGGTCTACATGTAAAAACACCTAAAATAAAACGCATATCAATTATACACACAATTTCAACAGTATTTCTCTTTATATCCTACTGGTATCGGACTGGCAAAATCAATAAGCTCTGAGCTGTGTCCTTATGTGGTCGAACAATGTCACACATTCTTGTACAGCTGATGGTTCAGTGGGGACCATCCTTTGAGTTCTATGGCTTTGAGTTGTGTAAGAAACCGTCTCGGTTAGCATGCATTCGACACATGTTACAGATGACAATAAATCTTCATAACATTGTAAGCAGCTTAGTATCTAGTTTCTCTACTCACAGAACATAATCACACGTGAACGATAGAGGGATGGTTTAGTGCACTTCCAACTAAATGAGATCATCCATTTTGATAGctatattataaaaaaagtaCCAGCCACATGTAAATGGCACCTGATATTTGCATGTACCTCACCAGTAATGTGTGCCATATCTACATGATGGGAGTGAGGTCAGACTACATATCTCTGATCATAGAACCATTTCTGTTTCCAGTATAGCCGCTACACCAGGTATCACACAAGGACTTCCCAGATCCCTAATTGGAGATGGATCTGTGAGATGGGTAGAACAGGACAGTCTCTGCCGAATCCTAGTCAGGGCACACAGCGAATGGCTGACGTTAAGTCAACCAAGTAAACTCTAAAATAGTCGCCCTGTGCTACTTCATGTGGAACTGCATATGTCAGAGCTCTGCCTGACACGATCTGAGCTCACGACTTTAACACATTCtagcagagagagaaaagaaacagGGAATAAACAATATTGGCAGTAAAAGTGAACGTTTCAACATCACAGAGGTTTGAAAATTCGATGAGAGATAAAAATCACTTATATCAGGTAGGAGCAGGAGAATGTCAGAGGACGAGTCAGGAGCCGCTTGTGTCAATAAATGTTGGGACTATCCACAAAGTTACGCTCAAAGTAACCGCCGCTGTAGAGCCAGTCCTCGGCTCCTGTGTAAGGGTTTGTTTTTGTCTGAAACCACCTGGATGGAAACCAAACGACACAGAATTAGGAATGATTATGAACACCATTGTGGCGAACTGTGAATACTTGTTCCAGCTCGGCGACTACTGACTCAGCTGACGGCTACATAACTACCAAGGAGATGCCAGGATATTGTTTAATTGCTGTATACCTTATGAACAGGTATATTTCCTGATGTTCTTTAAATATATACTTCTCATTTGCGGCAGATGCTTATCAAGCTTCTAATAGAAACCCAGCTATCAGAAACCCATTCTGATGCCCCCTCCTGGGTGACATGGTAGTCAACAGACTCCTTATGTGGAATGTAACGTGATCCTCTGCAGAACAGACCTGGTGGAccactcttcttcctctttggAGCGCTCCTTGCGGGCGGCTCTCTGCTTGTCTTCAAGCCGCTCCTTTTCAGTCATTGCTCCATCTGAAGGCAGAAAAATGGAAAAATGAACACTGAACTATTAAAGGATacaatggaccccatggtggtGCATGCATTACGATGTTGTCGCAACTGAATGAGAATATAGTTCAAAgtgacacactgtgtgtgtgtgtttttacccaAGTCTCCGTCCTCCATAGCCTTGAGGTCTGGCCGCAGACGGCAGTCGGTTGGGGCTAGAAGCCCCTCCATGCCCGGCTCCATCTCATTCAGGGTCAGGGCGAAGCTGGTGAAGTTGTACATCTACACAGAAACAAATTAACGTTTGTCATTTGGACAGTTTTTAAATGGGCTGAGGCTGTACCAGTTATGACCCTTACTATCCACCATAACAAAGCCACAAGGTAAACAAGGGACAGAAGCTGTAAAAACTCTGAAGCTGCAGAGGTCAGCTGATGAAAAACTGAAAAGGGGAAGTAAGAATCACCCATCCAAGTGATTTAAGATAATTTCGATATATGGGAAAGCTCAATGTCGCCTTATATTTGAAACCGAGTCATGCAACTAAATAACAAATTCACTACACAACAGCTACTACATTTGATCTACGCTGCCTGTATTCAGACGAAAAGTAACTGATATGTTGTTTAGGGCGGAGCATGTTTGATCAAACAATTACCGGTAAATGTTACTTAAAAAGTTCCCTTCCATTAGTATCGATGCATTTCACCTTTTCCGAGTGTGGTGGTCGCGGTGTAATCTTCCACAGTAAGGCACTTCCTGGAATCACAGTCACAGTTTCTTGCAGATCCGGCATATCATCTGCTTCGTCCCCTTCTGCACAGGTCTCCTAAAAGGACCACAGGTACACAACACCCAGCAGTCAGACCGGTACAGAGCAGCACTCACCTGCTGCTACAAAAGAAAACGTGTGATGAAAAACTAACGTTGCCACAGACTCAAGTCTCAATCAACGATGCAATGGCCAACGCCAGGCATTGTGGATTGGCTGCGGGCAATGAAACAAtcgtacactacacacactaggAAGAAGACAACAGCAGTGGCACACTACAAATCATAACATATCAAATGTTATTTGACCTTACCTTCCACTAACGCCACTGCACGGAGTCGTGGAAGAAAAAGataatgtttcagaaatgtgtAACGTTAATTGAGTCTTTTCTTTGAGAGCCCGCAGTAAAACACAAAATGATATTTGCATTATGTCCATGTAAAAACCTGATTGATTAGTAGCCCTGAGGTCTGTTCAAATGTGTGAGTAGAGTTTAAATGGGCTATGAAGGACAGCTCCTCCCACCTGCTTCTGCTTTTTGGAAATGCCCCCGGCCTTCTTCTCTGCCTTCTTGTTGGAGTCGTAGACCTTGGAGTCAACGCTGTACATGCACTCTGTCCACTTTCCGTAGATCACGCGGTGTTTCTTCTTACTGAAGACAAAACAGCAAGGTCATGAAGACATTAGCTCACAACTAATCTAGCACAGCTGTATACGTTGCATGCGCCGAGAACTAGTGCTATGCTCTCACCTCTTGTCTTGGATATAGCCTTCCACTTTGTGCAGCTCTTTACCGAACATGCCACATGGTTTGAAGTTCAGGACGCACTTGTCGCCCGTACTGACAAATCAGATGCAAAACaagcaatcaaataaagaaaaaggaTGTTGCCGCATTACAATACTGCATTACATTAGATCCTACCTGTGGTTGAGTATCTCTACTGTTCCATATTGCTCGATCCAGAGCTTTCCCAAGATGATGTTATGAACACAACACATGGGGTTTGTCCAGGTGTATGCCTCCTTATGCCTGGAAGAAGCTCACACAAGAGACCCAGTGCTCAGCTAAACAGCGATTCATGGTAACAAGACAACCATCAGTGTAAGAAGACGTTGATTGTTTTGCGTTATAGGCTCACTTCAACAATTCCAGTGTCATTGTGCCTTTGGGCTCAGCCTCGACGCTCTTGCCCCAGAATTTGAGCTTGGGATAGATGGTGCCGTGGAACTCAAACTCCTGCTTCAAAGACTCAGCATGGAAGGCACTGACGGGCGGGTGGTGGCTTACTTGCTCTGAGATCAATCTATAACCGTCTTCTTCTCTGGAAAACCACAACATATTGTTTCAAGCTGATAACATTGACAGTGGGAAATGAATTGACAATGCATCCAATAAATCTGgtatgtatttattgtattttgcaTGCACCgacatatatagatagatacctTGTTAGTTCAAAAGTCTCCCCCAATAAAGGATTGAAAGGCTTTCCAGTTCTCTCCCATTGAGACGCCACAGCAGACACCGCAAAGGCTGCCACCACCTGTCACggaaccaatcacagatctGGAAGTCACATTAACTTGAAGTATATAACAAATAACCCACGTAGGATTGATTTATATAGTGGGAGGTTATTATTAAGAAAGAATCACTTCAAAGTCAACATGAGTAGTGATATTTTGACATAGTCTGCGGTTGTTGGTTGTGTACCTGCATGCGTTCTATGGAGTCCGACAAGCTGCAGGCTTTGTGAATGAGGTGAGTGTGTTCCATGTACTCAGAGATCCTCTGAAGAAAGCTCAGTGGCTCATTGAACACCACCGGCATTGCTATTTTAGAAAGTTCCTGAAGCACCAAAAAAGCAAACTGAGAATTACATGCTTTAGATTGATGACTAGGTTGGATCAATATAGAGAAACCTCTACatgctatataaataacaaaCTATTTCTTAGTAATGGACTAAGCACAAATTTATGTCACACAAACTCAACAGTAATGTCCTTATAATATGAATccttattataatatattattatcaatattattattataatgagaAAATGCATTTCTTGAGCAGAAAATTTAATCATTACGCAAAAAATTGCCAACAGCATCCTCAGCTGCACCTTCAATATATAGTTTGGACATGTAAGTCTCTGCAATAGGCTAAAGACGAAATGGGGAACAAGCATAAAAAGAGAAGTGACTCACCATTCCAATACATTTCTTTAATACACTCCACATATTTAAATTGTTTCTGGAGATCATATCTGCAGGCAGCATTTTCCTGTTAATTCAATAAACATGTAATCATTTGTCAACTGGTAATCATTTTAACTATAGAAGAATGACCGTTGATATAGGACTactaacacacaaccacaataaATACAATCTACCATGGAACAGGCGGAAAGACATAAATAGATATGGTCATAAGTCATCTCGCCCTAAAAGGGCTACAGGTTTTAGTACACCCTGAAAAAAGATATTGCTTTACTCTCAACAGCCTAATGGCTGTATTTCCTCACCTTCGCTCCCATACTCCATTTTGTTGTGGTGTGCTTCCATCCTTTGCCTGCTTGCCTTCAAACACCATGGCATCCTTAAAACTTACCTCACAGGAATCATCCGACTCAAGCCCTGTaagatagacggatagacgtTCTGGTCAGAATGCATTGCATTCCTTGCCAACTTCATTGTATGCCTATGTAGCCTATTTCGTCTGTATATGTCATGTGTTGTCTGTGATTGTGCTGCAATCAGGCCTCTCTGGCACCTGTCTCGGCGTCGTAGAACTCTTCCTCGCTGTTCATGGTGAGCGTAGTCTGGAGTGTTACTGAGAAGTCATGTCTGCAGCCGGCCTGTCACTGCGCCCCGAGCTCTTAGCGAGCATCACAGAAAGGTTAACACTTGACCTGCAACGTTTAAACAATTCGTTTCAAGATCATCCAACACATGTAGTACAAATTACATTACTAAAAATGGGAGACGCTTGCAGGTTATCTTAACGATAACCACTTCCAACAAAGACAGCTTCAGCTATTATTAGCAATGTAAGAAGCTAGTGAGTAACGTTAGCTAGCGGTTAGCCTTGGTGCTGCACTCAAAAACAACCGAAGAACACAATACTATTATTTGAACCTCCATCTCAAATATTGGCATATACATGCCGATAGAATAACGGAGGTTACGTATGTATGAGATTACGTTTACAGTACCTGTTAATCGTCACCAATACAAAGATCTAAAAACATAAACATTCCTCAATTCACAGCTAGAGGAACTGGGCGGAAGAGGGCGTCAAGGGCAACGTCGCTAGTTGGGctccatcagccaatcagagctttCACCGCCAGACCCAAGGTGGCTcggtcagccaatcagagccttcTCTGCCTTCTCTAGAGCGCACAGAAAGGCTTCAGAAGTGCTTTGTATTAATATTGTTATAGTAGTTATATTATATCACTGTTATATTGGTTAAAATATTATACTGCATTGTATTATATaacataatatcatataatatataatgataaaataaaataaaataaataataaaatataatattatgttatatagcctaatacaatataatatgatatgatatgatatgatataatataatataatatataatgatataatatataataatacattattgtattcaattgtattatattatgatatgtcatatcatattatattatatcataatattatactatatctactacatatatattatactattatattatttggCCTATCAAACATGTGATTCGAATAGGCCTACGTCAGTCAAATTCAGTTTTGGAAGGATTTGTCCCCAtattttggaaaaaaacatatggaTGGACAAATAACAAGTCTATTACTTCGAGCCTCATGACAACTATGTTCCAGGAAGAGAATGTGTCACTTGACCATATAACCAATGCGCTTGACCTTCTCACGAAATGTCGATTGACTTTTTTTTTGGCCGAATACATGTTAAGCCGTGAGCGCTCCCCCTGTCAGGGCCAGAGTGGGCGGAGAACCAGCCAGGAGGCACCAACAACTCAAGCCTTTCTCCCCTTTTTTTCAGACTTGAAGCGAACAATAACTCGTGAGTACAGATAACGTCGGGTCTGGGGAATCATCTTTCGTCAGTTTTGCAACAGTAGTTACATTACCCACTCTGATTTACTCTGATTAACTCTGGACCCCAGAAGATGAACAGGGGGGACAACAGCTCAAAGCCGGCGCGCAGGGGCCAGCAGCCACCCCGGGCGCCACAGCAGGGCGCCCCTCAGACCCAGAAGGGGACTAAAGACTGCCGGAGGAGCTCCTGCCCTAAGACACGGCTTAACAACGACACACGGGGGACTCAGAAGGAATCTGCAACGGAGCTGAAATCAGTGGGAAAAGGGAAGCGAGCGGGAAGCGTCGTGGAGAGTGTGTCCAACGACGAGTGCCCTAAGAGTGCCAGCGTGCAGAGAAAACTGTCCGATGACAGCAACGCATCGGAGGACTACAGCAAGGACTCCGGTTGTGTGTCTTGGAAACTCTCTTCTTCTGATAGTAGCTCGGAAATGTCTGATTGCACGTCGGAGGGAAACAAGCCAGACCCTCAGAATATTGACCCTGAAATAAGTTGGTCGGACGGGAGCGCATCTGCGTCTGCGATGCACGGCGGAGGAAGAGGCGATGAAAGGGAGAGCAAGGACGGCAACACTGTGGGCAATTATCTCCCTGATCGAGGATTGTCTCCCGGAGTCGCTTATGTGTCAGAAAACGATTCAAATCTGATGATGGGGGAGACGACTGAAGGTCTGATCAGGGAGGTCGACGAATTGAGATCTGAAAACGAATATTTGAAAGTAAGGATATGTTAACAAattaatatataggcctatatatttttcaaCTATCATTGAGTGTCGTCCTTTTGAATAGTCCTTAAACCTATTGTGTATACAGTCTTTTAGCCTCCAACAAGTGTCCTGTGAGCAGCGTTTTGACAGCAGAGCGGATTCTGTGTAATTGCAAATGCCAATCCCAATTAGTGACCGAGACCGCGTGACTGACGACGCTCCAGGCTACCCGATGTTAGGGAGGCAGAAATCCTGTcgctgaaggaaaaacaacgaaTTGTTTCATGAATTGATTCCAATTCATAATTTCCATGCTACTT
Encoded here:
- the LOC115549990 gene encoding oxysterol-binding protein-related protein 2; amino-acid sequence: MNSEEEFYDAETGLESDDSCEVSFKDAMVFEGKQAKDGSTPQQNGVWERRKMLPADMISRNNLNMWSVLKKCIGMELSKIAMPVVFNEPLSFLQRISEYMEHTHLIHKACSLSDSIERMQVVAAFAVSAVASQWERTGKPFNPLLGETFELTREEDGYRLISEQVSHHPPVSAFHAESLKQEFEFHGTIYPKLKFWGKSVEAEPKGTMTLELLKHKEAYTWTNPMCCVHNIILGKLWIEQYGTVEILNHSTGDKCVLNFKPCGMFGKELHKVEGYIQDKSKKKHRVIYGKWTECMYSVDSKVYDSNKKAEKKAGGISKKQKQETCAEGDEADDMPDLQETVTVIPGSALLWKITPRPPHSEKMYNFTSFALTLNEMEPGMEGLLAPTDCRLRPDLKAMEDGDLDGAMTEKERLEDKQRAARKERSKEEEEWSTRWFQTKTNPYTGAEDWLYSGGYFERNFVDSPNIY